Proteins encoded in a region of the Oscarella lobularis chromosome 5, ooOscLobu1.1, whole genome shotgun sequence genome:
- the LOC136187763 gene encoding GDP-D-glucose phosphorylase 1-like produces MCSFPVDTERRHASVRLREEPSRFDVLLQRKWKEAETSGVLRYALPDLRTKKLPGPIGFVAQLNLKRGIERRAPAHITSLSQKFDKGLFNFTKVKPDEVLFEVVEEKDSGTLMDENRHYVIANVSPLEFCNILLVPRLGSCQPQVITLDSFILAMKLILASSQWAFRIGFNSLCAFASVNHLHYHGYYVNRELPCEKWPVAHFVGPCYELKSYPGRGFVFFLDDSIESLARSVFALVDLLHRDNIAHNLMMTRGLDSSASVDADHLVLRIIVWPRKSSLGAKQPMACNVAVCELAGHLPIYNEDDYVTMTDTHASRMLKDTALADDEYEFLKKRIKVIFKN; encoded by the exons ATGTGCTCTTTCCCCGTTGATACAGAGAGACGCCACGCGTCTGTTCGCCTTCGCGAAGAGCCTAGTCGC TTCGACGTCCTATTGCAACGAAAATGGAAAGAAGCCGAAACGAGCGGTGTTTTACGCTACGCACTACCCGATCTACGAACAAAGAAACTCCCAGGACCGATCGGTTTTGTAGCTCAG CTGAATCTCAAGAGAGGAATCGAGCGACGTGCTCCGGCGCACATCACGAGTTTGTCTCAAAAATTCGACAAGGGCCTTTTTAATTTTACGAAAGTGAAGCCAGATGAG GTGTTATTTGAAGTTGTTGAGGAAAAGGATTCAGGGACTTTAATGGATGAGAATCGACATTACGTCATTGCAAATGTCAGTCCTTTGGAATTTTGCAATATATTACTTGTTCCTCGACTGGGCTCATGTCAACCTCAAGTCATTACTCTTGATAGTTTTATACTTGCTATGAAACTCATCCTGGCGAGTTCTCAGTG GGCTTTTCGAATTGGATTTAACAGCCTGTGTGCTTTCGCTTCGGTTAATCATCTTCACTACCATGGCTACTATGTGAATCGTGAGTTGCCTTGCGAGAAATGG CCTGTTGCTCATTTTGTTGGTCCCTGTTATGAATTGAAATCATATCCTGGACGaggctttgttttctttcttgatgACTCTATTGAGAGTCTAGCAAG ATCTGTTTTTGCTTTGGTTGATTTACTGCATCGAGACAATATAGCACACAATCTGATGATGACTCGAGGCTTGGATTCATCGGCATCTGTGGACGCTGACCATTTGGTGCTGAGGATCATTGTCTGGCCTCGAAAGTCGTCTCTAG GCGCTAAGCAACCGATGGCATGCAACGTGGCCGTGTGTGAACTGGCTGGACATCTTCCCATTTACA ATGAAGATGACTATGTGACTATGACTGACACTCATGCCTCGCGAATGCTCAAGGACACTGCACTAGCTGACGATGAGTATGAATTTTTAAAGAAACGCATAAAAGTTATATTCAAAAATTAA
- the LOC136187465 gene encoding solute carrier family 12 member 9-like, translated as MASDSSSGEMASLLDSPTQASQDLDVSIINDPDPNPPQKRHRWRSRIFSGKLSTIPGVTIPCTLSIFSVIIFLRLGYVVGMAGVEVALGMLCLGYFTVTVTVLSLSAISTNGAIKGGGAYFMISRALGPEFGGSVGIIFYVANVFASAINIIGLVESLVNNFDVLPESAGWRYFYGTLTIILCLIISLIGANIFAMASILIFVLVMVAVASVIVSFAIKDPFYVNIESTINFTKSPGFFCPTSLQRNGTPCEAWYSSWNDTTFHQNLKSDYVIDYTTDVMTSFQIVFSVIFNGCTGIMAGANMSGDLKNPGFSIPFGTLAACLFTFLVYALLMIFTGFTCTRALLQNSYDYMRFINIWSPFVIIGVLSSTLSAALSNLIGASRILQAVAKDNLFGVVLRVFAKMMGSKRDNPVYALLFSWILVQLILIIGKLNAIAPFVAMFFLLSYSVVNIACLALTSASAPNFRPTFKYYSWHTALTGAISCLVIMFYISPTAAGVSIGVMTVLYIILAFFGPSTSWGEVSQALIYHQVRKYLLRLDMKKEHVKLWRPQMMFLVANPSSSLQAMDFINDLKKGGLYILGHVDVDTFENSAKRHKEKQDVWVDFVKCTRLKAFVELVSASSVRTGAQCLMMASGLGGMRPNTVVLGFFGDNSPAQSPHQTIWKKSHPLIQCCSEEEDAKFETVVTKLQEPTGDMKPLEYVGIIRDSLLMKMNVCLLRHFGKLDKTRLKHGTIDVWPLYRVDLEGGEQEEGDPTSLLLFQLGWILHRVHGWKNDTKLRIMILSNRAHEFEKKKIQKTLDLLRIPAEICIIPNRDGSVRGTPELPAPFLDIGMQEKLNQRMIEHSACASQYFTLNLICSGGEDGETGGRCLQVSQALRLNIVVVVVTERIDSS; from the exons ATGGCGAGTGATTCTTCGTCGGGAGAGATGGCAAGTTTGCTCGACAGTCCAACTCAAGCGAGCCAAGATCTCGACGTGAGCATCATCAACGACCCGGACCCGAACCCCCCTCAAAAAAGACATCGCTGGCGATCGCGCATCTTCTCGGGAAAACTCTCGACGATCCCAGGCGTAACGATACCATGCACGCTGTCAATATTCAGCGTCATAATCTTCCTTCGCCTCGGCTACGTCGTGGGAATG GCTGGAGTCGAAGTGGCACTGGGCATGCTTTGTCTCGGTTACTTTACCGTGACTGTGACCGtgctttcgctttcggcTATATCGACCAACGGCGCTAtaaaaggaggaggagcctATT ttATGATTAGTCGCGCTCTGGGGCCGGAGTTTGGCGGTTCCGTGGGAATTATTTTCTACGTGGCGAATGTCTTTGCGAGCGCAATCAACATTATTG GTCTAGTCGAATCCTTAGTGAATAACTTTG ACGTTCTTCCTGAAAGTGCTGGGTGGCGCTATTTTTATGGAACGCTAACGATTATCTTATGCCTAATTATTAGTCTAATTGGCGCAA ATATATTTGCCATGGCATCTATATTGATATTCGTTCTTGTCAtggtcgccgtcgcgtcagTGATA GTGAGCTTTGCCATCAAAGATCCTTTTTATGTTAATATCGAGTCTACAATTAATTTCACCAAGTCG CCTGGATTTTTCTGTCCCACCAGTCTGCAGAGAAACGGCACGCCGTGCGAGGCTTGGTACTCGAGTTGGAATGATACAACGTTTCATCAGAATCTCAAG TCAGACTATGTCATTGATTATACCACTGATGTTATGACTAGTTTTCAAATCGTATTCTCCGTGATTTTCAATGGATGCACTGGAATCATGG ctgGAGCCAATATGTCTGGAGATTTGAAAAATCCAGGGTTCTCCATACCGTTTGGAACGCTTGCCGCTTGCCTGTTTACCTTTTTGGTATACGCTCTCCTAA TGATCTTTACTGGATTTACTTGCACTCGCGCTCTTCTTCAGAACAGCTATGACTACATGCGG TTTATTAACATTTGGTCTCCTTTTGTCATAATCGGCGTTCTGAGCTCGACGCTGTCTGCCGCTCTAAGCAATCTTATTG GTGCGTCGCGAATTCTTCAGGCTGTGGCTAAAGATAACCTCTTTG GTGTTGTGCTAAGAGTCTTTGCTAAAATGATGGGATCCAAGCGTGACAATCCCGTCTACGCGTTGCTCTTCTCCTGGATTCTCGTGCAG cttattttaattattggGAAATTGAATGCCATAGCTCCCTTCGTGGCTAtgttcttcctcctctcctATAGCGTCGTGAATATCGCCTGTTTGGCCTTGACGTCCGCTTCGGCGCCAAACTTCAG GCCAACATTTAAATACTATTCTTGGCACACTG CATTGACAGGGGCCATCTCTTGCCTCGTAATCATGTTCTATATATCTCCAACAGCAGCCGGAGTATCAATCG GTGTGATGACCGTTCTTTATATTATTCTCGCGTTCTTTggtccgtcgacgtcgtgggGTGAAGTGTCTCAAGCTCTTATCTATCACCAG GTCCGTAAGTACTTGCTTCGTCTCGACATGAAGAAAGAACACGTGAAGCTTTGGCGACCCCAA ATGATGTTTCTTGTGGCGAATCCGAGTTCGTCACTTCAGGCCATGGATTTCATcaacgatttgaaaaag GGTGGTCTCTACATTTTGGGTCACGTTGACGTAGATACGTTTGAAAAT TCTGCGAAGAGGCATAAGGAGAAGCAGGACGTTTGGGTCGACTTTGTCAAGTGCACTCGTTTGAAGGCGTTCGTTGAATTGGTGAGCGCGTCTTCGGTTCGAACGGGCGCCCAATGCCTTATGATG GCATCAGGTCTAGGCGGCATGAGACCCAATACCGTTGTTCTTG GTTTCTTTGGCGACAATTCGCCTGCACAATCGCCGCATCAGACGATCTGGAAGAAAAGTCATCCACTGATTCAATGTtgcagcgaagaagaag ACGCCAAATTTGAAACTGTCGTGACTAAACTTCAGGAGCCT ACAGGTGATATGAAGCCGTTGGAGTACGTGGGAATTATTAGG GATTCGTTGCTTATGAAAATGAACGTTTGCCTACTTCGCCA CTTCGGAAAATTGGATAAAACGCGTCTGAAGCACGGAACAATTG ACGTGTGGCCGTTATATAGAGTTGACTTGGAAGGAG GCGAACAGGAGGAAGGAGATCCCACGAGTTTATTGCTCTTCCAACTCGGCTGGATTTTGCATCGGGTTCACGGCTGGAAAAACGACACCAAACTACGCATTATGATACTTTCTAATC GAGCGCACGAAttcgagaaaaagaaaattcagaagACACTCGATTTGTTGAGAATACCGGCGGAGATATGC ATTATTCCCAATCGCGATGGATCTGTTCGAGGAACGCCTGAACTTCCGGCTCCCTTCTTAGAC ATTGGTATGCAAGAGAAGCTCAACCAGCGAATGATAGAACACTCCGCGTGCGCCAGTCAGTATTTCACACTTAATCTTATAT